In Penaeus chinensis breed Huanghai No. 1 chromosome 11, ASM1920278v2, whole genome shotgun sequence, a genomic segment contains:
- the LOC125030576 gene encoding uncharacterized protein LOC125030576, with protein sequence MMALRCSSDYQGSGTKGYNLDREHGELLNILNGIMIKTQMIFEHMKGISSQFHDPVKKIDCVSKALQHQFFMMPKAGFSAYGLPEYSQEDSAAEVVPIARIRELVLNIKNLTRELGKPIVVLQKLISEMQTFSEKSFIKKYRGYRVNIVRGFAEKLRSINTKSLKPVSTLQDLVSRFQELTDNMQIYMIANVQKQRMNILFTVVKSLRKTSEMVVRLNQLVKTLPYKLNWFACKCQAFILMHQYYNDESSVTTEDEGEDKCDHADKWVWTKSRLAITAKFRPMAANPSLEKCTHCVYPM encoded by the exons GTACAATTTAGACCGTGAACATGGAGAGCTCCTGAACATACTCAATGGCATTATGATCAAGACACAAATGATATTTGAGCATATGAAGGGCATTTCTAGCCAATTCCACGACCCAGTGAAGAAAATCGATTGTGTAAGTAAGGCACTGCAGCACCAGTTTTTTATGATGCCAAAGGCCGGGTTTTCTGCGTATGGCCTCCCGGAATATAGCCAAGAGGATTCCGCTGCTGAGGTGGTACCCATAGCGAGAATTCGAGAACTTGTCCTCAACATCAAGAATCTGACGAGAGAACTAGGAAAGCCCATTGTTGTTCTGCAGAAGCTGATCTCTGAGATGCAGACTTTCTCCGAGAAGAGCTTCATTAAAAAGTATCGGGGATATCGCGTGAACATCGTTCGAGGCTTCGCAGAGAAGCTGAGATCTATAAATACCAAGTCTCTCAAACCAGTTAGTACGCTGCAGGATTTGGTCAGTAGATTCCAAGAACTGACCGAcaacatgcagatatacatgaTCGCAAATGTTCAAAAGCAGAGAATGAACATTCTGTTTACTGTGGTCAAAAGTCTGCGGAAAACAAGCGAGATGGTGGTGCGGCTGAATCAGCTGGTGAAAACCCTCCCCTACAAGCTAAACTGGTTTGCCTGCAAGTGCCAAGCCTTTATCCTTATGCATCAG TACTATAATGACGAATCGAGCGTCACCAcggaagacgaaggcgaagacaaGTGCGACCATGCGGACAAGTGGGTCTGGACCAAATCGAGACTCGCTATTACGGCTAAATTCAGACCCATGGCGGCCAATCCTTCATTAGAGAAGTGTACACATTGCGTATACCCGATGTGA